The Amblyomma americanum isolate KBUSLIRL-KWMA chromosome 5, ASM5285725v1, whole genome shotgun sequence genome window below encodes:
- the LOC144132712 gene encoding BTB/POZ domain-containing protein 6-B-like isoform X1, producing MFAVSIHIPAVSQPRQTTMFAFNFKKFLQTGQYADVEFAVTPDKYPVSRTFKGHRQLLAMRNEAFGSMFYGPLAATGTVVIKDLHPDGFYGLLKHLYKGKPNISSIEEAAYTGAAARKYLVPELELACTLYIKAHMKAENVCLVLDCIMSGGGSIYEAINVVLRENPEAVLSSDAFNNCLEQTVHCVLHTVTNVPEMCVLLAMHRWAKEYCTRRATANETTDIKTVVAPFLPELRFLALTPEEFATFIAFVGADSFLGNDDAVAIMSALTGKGSIELPPWVCPEKTPR from the exons ATGTTTGCTGTGAGTATTCATATTCCTGCAGTGTCTCAGCCCCGACAAACAACAATGTTTGCT TTCAACTTCAAGAAATTCCTGCAAACCGGCCAGTACGCCGACGTCGAGTTTGCAGTGACGCCAGATAAGTATCCCGTCTCCAGGACATTCAAGGGCCACAGACAACTTCTGGCCATGAGGAACGAAGCTTTTGGGTCGATGTTCTATGGCCCGCTCGCCGCAACAGGCACTGTGGTGATTAAGGACCTCCACCCGGACGGTTTCTACGGCTTACTGAA gcacctGTACAAGGGAAAGCCCAATATCAGCAGCATTGAGGAAGCCGCGTACACAGGAGCCGCTGCCCGTAAATACCTGGTGCCGGAGCTGGAGCTGGCCTGTACGCTCTACATCAAGGCCCACATGAAAGCCGAAAATGTATGCCTCGTCCTCGACTGTATCATGAGTGGTGGCGGAAGCATCTACGAAGCGATTAACGTCGTCCTCAGGGAGAACCCTGAGGCGGTGCTTTCTTCAGACGCCTTCAACAACTGTCTGGAGCAGACTGTGCATTGCGTCCTCCACACG GTGACGAACGTGCCGGAGATGTGCGTCCTCCTTGCCATGCACCGATGGGCGAAGGAGTACTGCACGAGAAGAGCCACTGCAAACGAGACCACGGACATCAAGACAGTCGTCGCTCCTTTCCTGCCAGAGTTGAGGTTCCTGGCCCTCACTCCAGAGGAGTTCGCGACGTTCATCGCCTTCGTAGGGGCGGATAGTTTCTTGGGCAATGACGATGCGGTCGCCATCATGAGCGCCTTAACAGGCAAGGGGTCCATCGAGCTGCCGCCATGGGTTTGCCCGGAGAAAACGCCTCGCTAG
- the LOC144132712 gene encoding BTB/POZ domain-containing protein 6-B-like isoform X2 — MFAFNFKKFLQTGQYADVEFAVTPDKYPVSRTFKGHRQLLAMRNEAFGSMFYGPLAATGTVVIKDLHPDGFYGLLKHLYKGKPNISSIEEAAYTGAAARKYLVPELELACTLYIKAHMKAENVCLVLDCIMSGGGSIYEAINVVLRENPEAVLSSDAFNNCLEQTVHCVLHTVTNVPEMCVLLAMHRWAKEYCTRRATANETTDIKTVVAPFLPELRFLALTPEEFATFIAFVGADSFLGNDDAVAIMSALTGKGSIELPPWVCPEKTPR, encoded by the exons ATGTTTGCT TTCAACTTCAAGAAATTCCTGCAAACCGGCCAGTACGCCGACGTCGAGTTTGCAGTGACGCCAGATAAGTATCCCGTCTCCAGGACATTCAAGGGCCACAGACAACTTCTGGCCATGAGGAACGAAGCTTTTGGGTCGATGTTCTATGGCCCGCTCGCCGCAACAGGCACTGTGGTGATTAAGGACCTCCACCCGGACGGTTTCTACGGCTTACTGAA gcacctGTACAAGGGAAAGCCCAATATCAGCAGCATTGAGGAAGCCGCGTACACAGGAGCCGCTGCCCGTAAATACCTGGTGCCGGAGCTGGAGCTGGCCTGTACGCTCTACATCAAGGCCCACATGAAAGCCGAAAATGTATGCCTCGTCCTCGACTGTATCATGAGTGGTGGCGGAAGCATCTACGAAGCGATTAACGTCGTCCTCAGGGAGAACCCTGAGGCGGTGCTTTCTTCAGACGCCTTCAACAACTGTCTGGAGCAGACTGTGCATTGCGTCCTCCACACG GTGACGAACGTGCCGGAGATGTGCGTCCTCCTTGCCATGCACCGATGGGCGAAGGAGTACTGCACGAGAAGAGCCACTGCAAACGAGACCACGGACATCAAGACAGTCGTCGCTCCTTTCCTGCCAGAGTTGAGGTTCCTGGCCCTCACTCCAGAGGAGTTCGCGACGTTCATCGCCTTCGTAGGGGCGGATAGTTTCTTGGGCAATGACGATGCGGTCGCCATCATGAGCGCCTTAACAGGCAAGGGGTCCATCGAGCTGCCGCCATGGGTTTGCCCGGAGAAAACGCCTCGCTAG